The Bacillus alveayuensis genome has a window encoding:
- a CDS encoding minor extracellular protease Epr (product_source=KO:K13277; cath_funfam=3.40.50.200; cog=COG1404; ko=KO:K13277; pfam=PF00082; superfamily=52743; transmembrane_helix_parts=Inside_1_6,TMhelix_7_25,Outside_26_318), with amino-acid sequence MIKNIKYLLFLLLVLFIIILTISVVRNNSIDIVGNEVKTIKKQKIDNWAINLVGSNPTMDTDPIKIAILDSGINKTHKEFEGLSFKEYNSITPGENIKDEFGHGTAVAGIIAAKGIETTGILKNVILYDVKVLDEKGRGKIEDVIEGIEWSIAQEVDIINISFGFSSDKVELKSAIDKAIEQGIIITAAAGNTLGLTIDYPAQYNNVLSISSFDEEFKLDPFSGIGKVDYSAPGVEIVSTDNKGEYSTFSGTSFATAYATGVIASILNESDSNYNANTIREKLSHYVVKLGEKEHFGEGFLTLQKERVEEILNEKELD; translated from the coding sequence ATGATTAAAAACATTAAGTATCTATTATTCCTCTTGCTAGTACTTTTTATTATCATACTGACTATTAGTGTAGTTAGAAATAACAGCATAGACATTGTTGGCAATGAGGTAAAAACTATTAAAAAACAGAAGATTGACAATTGGGCTATTAATCTTGTTGGATCGAATCCAACGATGGATACTGATCCTATAAAAATTGCAATCTTAGATAGTGGTATCAATAAGACGCACAAAGAATTTGAAGGCTTATCTTTCAAAGAATATAACTCAATTACTCCTGGCGAGAACATTAAAGATGAATTCGGGCATGGTACTGCAGTAGCTGGAATTATTGCTGCGAAAGGAATTGAGACCACCGGTATTCTAAAGAACGTTATACTTTACGACGTAAAGGTACTTGATGAAAAAGGACGAGGGAAAATTGAAGATGTGATTGAAGGTATTGAATGGAGTATAGCACAAGAAGTTGACATTATTAATATTAGTTTCGGTTTTTCAAGCGACAAAGTGGAACTTAAATCCGCCATAGATAAAGCTATTGAACAGGGAATTATCATCACTGCGGCTGCAGGAAATACTCTTGGTCTAACGATAGATTATCCAGCTCAATATAATAATGTTCTATCCATCTCTTCTTTTGATGAAGAATTTAAACTTGATCCTTTTTCCGGTATAGGGAAAGTTGATTATTCTGCTCCAGGTGTTGAGATTGTATCTACAGATAACAAAGGTGAATACTCAACATTTTCAGGAACATCATTTGCTACGGCTTACGCAACTGGTGTCATTGCTTCAATTTTGAATGAAAGCGATTCAAATTATAATGCTAATACCATTAGAGAAAAACTCTCCCATTATGTTGTGAAACTAGGGGAAAAAGAACACTTTGGAGAAGGCTTTCTAACATTACAAAAAGAAAGGGTAGAGGAGATTTTAAATGAAAAAGAACTTGATTAA